The Micromonospora sediminicola genome contains a region encoding:
- the kdpB gene encoding potassium-transporting ATPase subunit KdpB yields MTAPSDTADAPTPGTPATQGDRVGGGLLDPRQLFRSLPDALRKLDPRTLWRNPVMLIVEIGALFTTVLAIADPSVFAWAITIWLWLTVVFANLAEAVAEGRGKAQADTLRRAKQDTIATRLLGWSPGAAANGYRDEAVPAPQLKQGDIVLVEAGQIIPGDGDVVEGIASVDESAITGESAPVIRESGGDRSAVTGGTRVLSDRIVVKITQKPGESFIDRMIALVEGANRQKTPNEIALNILLAALTIIFLLAVVTLQPLAIFAKGYQAAAPDTQAITDSGVTGIVLVSLLVCLIPTTIGALLSAIGIAGMDRLVQRNVLAMSGRAVEAAGDVNTLLLDKTGTITLGNRQAAEFLPVAGVDAATVADAAQLSSLADETPEGRSVVVLAKNEFGLREREPGLIPHATFVPFTAQTRMSGVDLAGDGGVGDRQIRKGAAAAVMKWVRENGGHPTEQVGELVDAISGTGGTPLVVAEHTAGGPARALGVIHLKDVVKAGMRERFDEMRRMGIRTVMITGDNPRTAKAIADEAGVDDFLAEATPEDKLALIKKEQEGGRLVAMTGDGTNDAPALAQADVGVAMNTGTSAAKEAGNMVDLDSDPTKLIEIVEIGKQLLITRGALTTFSIANDIAKYFAIIPAMFAGIYPALDTLNVMRLASPASAILSAVIFNAIVIVALIPLALRGVRYRPASASALLSRNLLLYGLGGIVVPFVGIKLIDLLVQFIPGIS; encoded by the coding sequence ATGACGGCACCTTCCGACACCGCCGACGCGCCGACCCCCGGCACGCCGGCCACCCAGGGCGACCGGGTCGGTGGTGGCCTGCTCGACCCGAGGCAGCTGTTCCGCTCGCTGCCGGACGCGCTGCGCAAGCTCGACCCGCGGACCCTGTGGCGCAACCCGGTGATGCTGATCGTCGAGATCGGCGCGCTGTTCACCACCGTCCTCGCGATCGCCGATCCCTCGGTGTTCGCCTGGGCCATCACGATCTGGCTCTGGCTGACCGTGGTCTTCGCCAACCTGGCCGAGGCGGTCGCCGAGGGCCGGGGCAAGGCCCAGGCCGACACGCTGCGGCGAGCCAAGCAGGACACCATCGCCACCCGCCTGCTCGGGTGGTCCCCGGGCGCGGCGGCCAACGGCTACCGCGACGAGGCGGTGCCCGCACCGCAGCTCAAGCAGGGCGACATCGTCCTGGTCGAGGCCGGACAGATCATCCCGGGCGACGGCGACGTCGTCGAGGGCATCGCCAGCGTCGACGAGTCGGCGATCACCGGCGAGTCCGCTCCGGTGATCCGGGAGTCCGGCGGCGACCGCAGCGCGGTCACCGGCGGCACCCGGGTGCTCTCCGACCGGATCGTCGTGAAGATCACCCAGAAGCCGGGGGAGAGCTTCATCGACCGGATGATCGCCCTCGTCGAGGGCGCCAACCGGCAGAAGACCCCGAACGAGATCGCGCTCAACATCCTGCTGGCCGCGCTGACGATCATCTTCCTGCTCGCGGTCGTCACGCTCCAGCCGCTGGCGATCTTCGCCAAGGGTTACCAGGCCGCCGCGCCGGACACCCAGGCGATCACCGACTCCGGTGTCACCGGCATCGTGCTGGTCTCGCTGCTGGTCTGCCTCATCCCGACCACCATCGGCGCGCTGCTGTCCGCCATCGGTATCGCCGGCATGGACCGCCTCGTCCAGCGCAACGTGCTCGCCATGAGCGGGCGGGCGGTCGAGGCGGCCGGCGACGTCAACACGCTGCTGTTGGACAAGACCGGCACGATCACCCTGGGCAACCGGCAGGCCGCCGAGTTTCTGCCGGTGGCCGGCGTGGACGCGGCCACGGTCGCCGATGCGGCGCAGCTGTCCAGCCTGGCCGACGAGACCCCCGAGGGGCGCTCGGTGGTGGTGCTGGCCAAGAACGAGTTCGGGCTGCGTGAGCGCGAGCCCGGCCTGATCCCGCACGCCACCTTCGTGCCGTTCACCGCGCAGACCCGGATGAGCGGCGTCGACCTGGCCGGTGACGGCGGCGTCGGCGACCGGCAGATCCGCAAGGGCGCCGCCGCCGCGGTGATGAAGTGGGTACGCGAGAACGGCGGCCACCCGACCGAGCAGGTCGGTGAACTGGTCGACGCGATCAGCGGCACCGGCGGCACCCCGCTCGTGGTCGCCGAGCACACCGCCGGCGGACCGGCCCGGGCGCTCGGCGTCATCCACCTCAAGGACGTCGTCAAGGCCGGCATGCGGGAGCGTTTCGACGAGATGCGCCGGATGGGCATCCGGACCGTGATGATCACCGGTGACAATCCGCGGACCGCGAAGGCGATCGCCGACGAGGCCGGCGTGGACGACTTCCTCGCCGAGGCCACGCCGGAGGACAAGCTCGCCCTGATCAAGAAGGAGCAGGAGGGTGGCCGGCTGGTCGCCATGACCGGTGACGGCACCAACGACGCGCCGGCGCTGGCCCAGGCGGACGTCGGCGTCGCGATGAACACCGGCACGTCGGCCGCGAAGGAGGCCGGCAACATGGTCGACCTCGACTCCGACCCGACCAAGCTGATCGAGATCGTGGAGATCGGCAAGCAGTTGCTGATCACCCGGGGCGCGCTGACGACGTTCAGCATCGCCAACGACATCGCGAAGTACTTCGCGATCATCCCGGCCATGTTCGCCGGCATCTACCCCGCGCTGGACACGCTGAACGTGATGCGGCTGGCCAGCCCGGCGTCGGCGATCCTCTCCGCGGTCATCTTCAACGCGATCGTCATCGTCGCGCTGATCCCGCTGGCCCTGCGGGGCGTCCGCTACCGCCCGGCCAGCGCGTCGGCGCTGCTCAGCCGCAACCTGCTGCTCTACGGCCTCGGCGGCATCGTGGTGCCGTTCGTCGGCATCAAGCTCATCGACCTGCTCGTCCAGTTCATTCCGGGGATCTCGTGA